A stretch of DNA from Salvelinus sp. IW2-2015 linkage group LG20, ASM291031v2, whole genome shotgun sequence:
AGCAGGAGAGTAGCTTATTGACCTCATGGTCGGAGATCTTAGCTAGCTTAACCAGTCYGCTAGCTGACTAATAACAACACCGTACATATGAAATTAAATCGGATAACTAACTAGACGTTCGGCTAttttggctagcaagctaccgaggtggctgactaactgttgctgctgttgaaagaagcgttccgtccactagattatacgtcacactagcAGCATTGCCTTAAAGTCGCACATCgtcatctgctgactggagtgggtaaagcagttgagtaaaatgtatatttaattttCAGACAAAAAGCTAAAGTGAAGGACGCAAgagtttttactcaccagtgtaacaaaacagtgtggtcaaagacttagtaacttagttgtattgaagatctggttacctataagtACAAACAGTCATGTTTTTGCGTCATTACATATTTATTCACTTATTTCCAGATATCTTCGAAACTATCCACAATGCACTATTTATCAATGTCATATGGAGGATCTACTCTGTGCTACCGAGTTTGTATGCTAGCTCGGTAGCTAGCTCAAGCTTGCAAATGTTAGCCACACCTCATGCTTTCCATCTACTGTGTGGTtgtgttatctagtgggaacCTGTTAGTATGGTAGGCTCTAGTGCCATCTTGCCGTGGTCacaaaaggaaagagaaaatCACACCTGCTTGCTCCTTTTTGTTATGTTAACTTTTCGGTAGGGATGTTTGATTCCGGAGATACTAGGCATGCATCGAAATCGCTAAGCAGTATACTTCAAAGCAGTGTACCgatgcctgtatcactttatcagcagCACTTGATCAATGACGTCTGAAGATTMATTTCAtcgaacaaccacctgattggtttgatATTGGGCTGGTTCGACACTGCAGGCGACTGCCAACTGAGTGATCTACAAATcgccttgcatcataaataactactcattgtTATTTATAAATCAGTCAACCAGTCACCATGTACCCACAATGCAACATGGATTTGATCCTCTCGAACATGGTCAGTGGTTCAGTAGATGACATAAAGGCTACGCTGCGCACGCTCTACGGCGTGTGggacgtcatctataataataAGACAGTTCTAAATTCTGTGTTGCTCAAAcctacattaccgttcaaaagtttggggtcaattagaaatgtccttgttttccatgaaaacatacataaaatgagttgcaaaatgaataggaaatatagtcaagactttgacaaggttataaataatgatttataattggaataataattgtgtccttcaaactttgcttttgtcaatgAATCYtccatttgcagcaattatagccttgcagacctttggcattctagttgtcaatatgttgaggtaatctgaagagatttcaccccatgcttcctgcagcacctcccacaagttggattggcttgatgggcacttcttacgtgtcatacggtcaagctgctcccacaacagctcaatagggttgagatccggtgactgtgctgacccactccattatagacagaataccagctgactgcttcttccctcaatagttcttgcatagtttggagctgtgctttaggtcattgtcctgttgtaggagaaattggctccaattaagcgccgtccacagggtatggcattgcaaaatggagtgatagacTTCCTTCTTCagtggagtgatagccttccttcttccttcttcatccctactgcctctgatctgacagactcactaaacagagaacatccctggtcgtccctactgcctctggtctgacggactcactaaacagagaacatccctggccgtccctactgcctctgacctgacggactcactaaacagagaacatccctggtcgtccctactgcatctgatctgactgactcactaaacacaaatgctttgtttgtaaattatgtctgagtgttggagtgtgcccctggctatccgtaaataaataaaaaacaagaaaatggtgccatctggtttgcttaatatatggaatttgaaatgatttatWcttttacttttgatacttaagtatatttaaaaccaaatacttttagacttttactcaagtaatattttactgggtaactttctaTTGAGGTATCTAtgcttttactcaaatatgacaattgggtactttttccaMGACTGATCATGAGTCTAGTCTGGTCTCCTTCGACACGGTTAACCTTATTATGAGTCTAATCTGGTCACCTTCAACATGGTTAGCCTCATAATGAGTCTAATCTGGTCTCCTTCAACATGGTTAGCCTCATTATGAGTCTAATCTGGTCTCCTTCAACATTGTCAGCCTCATTATGAGTCTAATCTGGTCTCCTTTGACATGGTTAGCCTCATTATGAGTCTATAATATAAGCCAATACTAATCCATCATGTCTGCATTGGACACGCCTatgggccggcaggtagcctagtggttagagcattgggccagaaaCCAAAAGATTGGTggatcccgagctgacaaggtaaaaatctgtcgttctgcccctgaacaaggcagttaaccgactgttccccggtaggccgtcattgtaaataagaattggttcttaaccgtcttgcctagttaaataaagcttaaaataattttaaatgtaGCAGAATTAAATACCCACAACATTCATTCTGTGGGTACTAGATTGACTCAGTTGACAGTCAGCCAGACATTGATTGTGCATCAATATCATCAGACTAAATTAGAGTAACAACCaaataaaacagacaaacagggaatgtTCAATGACCCAAAAAGACACTCTAGTTCATTCTGTGAATCAACCCTTTATTTCATATCATAAAGAACACCTGTGGAAATGGGCAGTGGATGTAGACATCCCCCTGACTCCAAAACAAGACATGATTGAATAGTTGAATAGTGTCTAATCCAAATAATCAGCACAATGTCAGGTGTTAGTGCATGGCTGGAACAGAAatctgcacacccagtagctagaTTTCTAGCAGCAAGGTTGGCCATGCATTTTCTAGGTCTATGCATCGTTGCTTTAACAGTATTGGTGTAGTCATACAACTTATTCTAACAGTAAACCAATAGCATATTCAgagcatttagaaagtattcagaccccttgactttttacacatgttgctacgttaccgccttattctaaaattgattaaataatattgttttccaaatcaatctacaaacaataacccataatgacaacgttTATGATTGTACATTGTGACATCactaaaatactcctactacaatgtttaaacattctacattgtgaaattatttcattgatatcatgaaacaactccatgtattttctgatgtttattTAGAGATCTTTTATCGTagaatctcttcccacattgatcacagcaaggattctctcctgtgtgtgttctctggtgcacaATCAGAtggctagatgtagtaaaactcttcccacattgatcacagctataaggtttcaatcctgtgtgttctctggtgtgataccagGTTGCTTGACCGAGtacaactcttcccacattgcttacagctataaggtttctctcctgtgtgtgttctctggtgtaaaaTCAAATGGCTAGATgtaacaaaactcttcccacattgagtacagctataaggcttctctcctgtgtgtgttctctggtgtatagtcagatgactagatgtagtaaaactcttcccacattgatcacagctataaggtttctctcctgtgtgtgttctctggtgtgaaacCAGGCTgcttgactgagtaaaactcttcccacattgatcacagctataaggtttctctcctgtgtgtgttctctggtgtgataccaggttgcttgactgagtaaaactcatccaacattgattacagctataaggtttctctcctgtgtgttttctctggtgtgataccagGCTGCTTGAGCTAGTAAAACTCTTctcacattgattacagctataatgtttctctcctgtgtgtgctcTCAGATGTACTATCAGGCAGCTTGAgctagtaaaactcttcccacattgaatacagctataaggtttctctcctgtgtgtgctcTCAGATGTACTATCAGKCCGTTTGAgcgagtaaaactcttcccacattgatcacagctataaggtttctctccagtgtgaattctCATGTGTACTTTTAGTGAATTTGATCTTAagtaactcttcccacagtcagagcagcgatgagatttcttccctgtgggtcTCCGCTGATGTTTCTTGAGGTGCTCTgatgtggagagactcttctctgcctcgtcatcTTCATGATGTTATGTTGTAGAGACTCCCCAGAGGCTCCACCGTAGTCAGTCTCTCTCCTAGAGTCAGACAGATCGGTTAAAGGGACATACAACAGAAATCCACTATTAAGGTGATGCCAACATGATAGatgatgttgtacaacaattgacgtctgtAAGATGTTAATATCTTAAAACGGGTCAAGTGAGCAAACAGCCATTATTTTAGTCCTTGTTTTCACATTACTAGTAACATCGATGATGTAGGCTAGAAATAAGATAAGTTGTTGAAATCCTAAGCAGGTGCCCAGACggacttttggtctccaatataggcccctttTCTGTGTTTGCTAAAAATTGGCGCATGAGGGCGATGCACCGCAATTTGGTTGCAGGAAAACTCCCTCCATGCTAATGCGGAAACCACTATGTTATAGAAATTATAGTTATACAAATACCATAGACCTActtgtaggacccataacttcaccctAACAATAAACACAAAGATTCAGGATTATCATTTAATAATTTCAGTGAAACATTGGAACTAAAATGTCTGTTCATGACATTTTCAACAGATTTGTGAAATTCCCGACTAGGCCTACCTCTGTAAATGTGGTTGTTCCATTCTAAATGTTCTGAATAAgaaaatagctctgtgtgttgttAACAATAAGCCTATCCATCAAGGAGAACgttctctacacattatgagctAAGTATCTTCGATGTCCAAACGGCTAAAGGAGGGCCTCGGGTAATCAGGGCAGACAATAACAATAAATTTGTTAGGATGTTGGAATCCAACATGGAGGCACGGCATAATTGTCTTTTACGAGTATGATGAGGCACTTTGGTTTGTTGTATGACATcgtgatgtttgtcccatttggacTGGCATTCAGAAAATTTTCTGGATCAAGCTTATGATAGTTGAATATCGTGCTAAACTAAACAGCTTACAGTAATTAAGTATTGTGTATTTTGAAGGAACCCgcgttaatgacagtatcgattCGGGTGTTTGTCACAAAGTTAAGGTGACTTCCTCGGGTTAGAACCATTGAATTAGCCAAACTCTGAATGATTTAGGATTTCTGTTCCCATCGAAAACTGTTTTCCCTGCAtacaataagacactaaagtacagttagaagtgcatgtcagagactGAATACAAAAACTGTCCCACAGCAAGAACCATTTAAGTTGAAGTTCATCATATGAACAAGCTTAACGTTATTGATATAACTACTGTTCTTGAGGTGGGAAACTAAtacaacatactattaaatcCACACGTTATGAACTATAACTAATGTCTGCGAAGGAGGAAAAACTTAGGTCAACATCTGGTTTTCCCCCGTTATGACTATACTACTAGTTCCCTGAtggagggaaacgaggtacaacatactattaaatcGGTGCATGGGACGCCACGCTCCAACAGGCGATGAGGCGTGAGTCTCAATTTATTCTTAAATTAGCATGAACAGTAATTAAAGTCATAAAGTTACACTCCTTCAGTCGGTCAACTTCGGTAACAACATACTAGGGGGGAAATTACAAATCATTCCCCACCGACCCAACGGAATACTAAATGAAACGGTCCCTGGCAGACCCACCCAGATTTGACCCCgcaaggatagtcagtttttggCAATTTATTCCATTGTTGTTATGTTTGAAACATCCTTGTCAAATGTTGAGTAAGAAACAACACTGATTTACTCATATCGAAGTAGGGTTTAGTCTACCTGGGCTGCAcacaaaatgtaggcctataaatgtgcccatttggggatgtcctGATTAGTATTCTTTGCTGGTGTAGACCTATTACCAGAAACTTATAGAGCATAACGATGCTTGGTGTAGCTATTACCAGAAACTAAaggagcataacgactgctggtTGTAGTCCTATTACCAGAACATAGGAGCATACGACTGCTGGTGTAAGCCTATACAGGCCATAGGAGCTACCTCAGAATTTTCAAAGGCCAGCATGCAGCGGGGAGGTAGCTAAGGAAGAGGTTTTTGTCTGATGGTAGGCAATCTTGTTTTCAAGGTTGTCatcaatagcccataatgacaaagtgaaacaggtaaaaacaagaaaatactcttatttacataagtattcaaccttttgCTATGAACTAAAAATTGCTTTTCAGgttgcatcttgtttccattaatcatccttgaagATGTAGTCATCTGTTCGGGTCCACCTGCGgtaaaattaaattgattgggaTATGATTTGGAAGGCAGACACCTGGTCCTATATATGGTCCACAAATGACAG
This window harbors:
- the LOC111980054 gene encoding zinc finger protein 180-like codes for the protein MRIHTGEKPYSCDQCGKSFTRSNGLIVHLRAHTGEKPYSCIQCGKSFTSSSCLIVHLRAHTGEKHYSCNQCEKSFTSSSSLVSHQRKHTGEKPYSCNQCWMSFTQSSNLVSHQRTHTGEKPYSCDQCGKSFTQSSSLVSHQRTHTGEKPYSCDQCGKSFTTSSHLTIHQRTHTGEKPYSCTQCGKSFVTSSHLILHQRTHTGEKPYSCKQCGKSCTRSSNLVSHQRTHRIETL